The following are encoded together in the Argopecten irradians isolate NY chromosome 5, Ai_NY, whole genome shotgun sequence genome:
- the LOC138323529 gene encoding heterogeneous nuclear ribonucleoprotein H3-like, producing the protein MGDDDGCVVRLRGLPWSATAQEVLKFFGDDVAVVGGENGVNFTFSREGRPSGEAFVQMVDEENVQKSLQKHNQHMGNRYIEVFRSKTSEMDWVIKRAGQGQMSGSNEAVVRLRGLPFGCSKEEIAQFFTGLEIVPNGIMLPEDQQGRSTGEAYVQFAEPDIAERALLKHKERLGHRYIEIFKSSMQEACQAVGQPRMIRPLMNSGMQQRRGPYDRNNRGFGMGGGGGGGGMGMGGGMGGYGMGRGGRNVKGFFEDDFDDYSGGYGMRQGYGGMGNRRGGSGGGGGGGMGGMRQQPQRGGRMGGGMQQMQMNNRSRGTTPGSSYASKSGHSVHMRGLPFQALENDIAEFFKPLKPISIEFEFSANGRPTGEANVDFDSHQEAVDAMKNHKKNMHHRYIELFLNSTPTGRTNYGSGGGFGGGMGNNMGGGNMGGNMGGNMGGNMSGGNMGGGNMGGGNMGGGNMGGNMGNMGGGGYDGDGYGGGYDGGNNFMGNDGGYGGGNMGNNMGGGGGMGMGSGMGGGMGGGMGGGGGGGMNNNLMGNPNYTAF; encoded by the exons AtgggtgatgatgatggttgtGTGGTACGTCTGAGAGGCCTGCCTTGGTCAGCAACAGCACAGGAAGTCCTTAAATTCTTTGGAG ATGATGTTGCTGTTGTTGGAGGCGAGAATGGAGTCAATTTTACATTCTCCAGAGAAGGAAGACCTAGTGGAGAAGCCTTTGTGCAAATGGTCGATGAAGAAAACGTACAGAAGTCACTACAAAAGCATAATCAACACATGGGAAATCGATATATTGAAG TGTTTAGATCTAAAACCAGTGAGATGGATTGGGTGATAAAGAGAGCTGGACAAGGTCAAATGTCAGGATCAAACGAGGCTGTTGTCAGACTGCGAGGCTTACCTTTTGGTTGTTCTAAAGAAGAAATTGCACAATTTTTCACAG GGTTGGAGATTGTACCAAATGGGATAATGCTACCTGAGGATCAACAGGGGAGAAGCACGGGGGAGGCCTATGTCCAGTTTGCTGAACCAGACATAGCGGAAAGGGCTTTGCTCAAACACAAGGAACGATTGGGGCACAG ATACATAGAAATATTCAAAAGCAGCATGCAGGAGGCTTGTCAAGCAGTTGGACAGCCAAGAATGATTCGTCCTTTAATGAACTCTGGGATGCAGCAGAGGCGTGGACCCTATGACCGTAACAACCGCGGCTTCGGTATGGGTGGCGGCGGTGGTGGCGGCGGCATGGGAATGGGAGGTGGCATGGGAGGATATGGAATGGGTCGAGGAGGCCGTAATGTCAAAG GATTCTTTGAAGATGACTTTGACGATTACAGTGGTGGTTATGGTATGAGACAGGGCTACGGAGGTATGGGTAACAGAAGAGGCGGTAGTGGTGGAGGCGGTGGCGGAGGAATGGGAGGTATGAGACAGCAGCCTCAGAGAGGTGGACGCATGGGAGGAGGCATGCAACAAATGCAAATGAACAACAGATCAAGGGGAACAACTCCAGGAAGCTCATATGCCAGCAAATCTGGCCATTCTGTACACATGCGGGGTCTGCCATTCCAAGCTCTGGAAAATGATATTGCAGAG tttttcaagCCATTGAAGCCAATTTCCATTGAGTTTGAGTTTTCTGCCAATGGCCGACCTACAGGAGAAGCTAATGTGGACTTCGATAGTCATCAAGAAGCTGTTGATGCTATGAAGAATCACAAGAAAAATATGC atCATAGATACATTGAATTATTCCTCAACTCCACACCGACTGGACGAACTAACTATGGCTCTGGAGGTGGATTTGGTGGTGGCATGGGCAACAACATGGGAGGTGGCAACATGGGTGGAAACATGGGTGGCAACATGGGTGGCAACATGAGTGGCGGAAATATGGGAGGTGGAAACATGGGTGGCGGAAATATGGGAGGTGGAAACATGGGTGGAAACATGGGCAACATGGGAGGAGGTGGATATGATGGAGATGGCTACGGAGGCGGTTATGATGGAG GAAACAACTTCATGGGAAATGATGGCGGCTATGGAGGTGGTAACATGGGCAACAACATGGGAGGTGGCGGAGGAATGGGCATGGGCAGCGGTATGGGAGGGGGAATGGGTGGCGGTatgggaggaggaggaggaggaggcaTGAATAACAATCTTATGGGAAATCCCAACTACACAGCTTTCTAA
- the LOC138323528 gene encoding calcium uptake protein 1 homolog, mitochondrial-like encodes MFDLDGDGNVDVEEFHKVHQIIRNQTSIGMRHRDHAVTGNVMKGVSSALVTYFFGTEGKKKLTVPVFLAFQQQVQNEVLRIEFDRYDPEDGKILEKDFGRILLTYAGYPDKKKTRMLKRVIKKFKEEPQGITFEEYTNFWRFLKSINDVDTALSFYHLAGVSIDEETLKHVAKTVAHVHLTDHVVNVVFTLFDENNDGQLSNREFVSVMKQRVMRGLEKPKDTGFIKLINATWKCTKSQTSSFLE; translated from the exons ATGTTCGATCTGGATGGAGACGGCAATGTGGACGTGGAAGAGTTCCACAAG GTTCATCAAATCATCCGTAACCAGACAAGCATTGGTATGCGGCACCGCGACCACGCAGTGACTGGTAATGTAATGAAGGGTGTTAGCTCAGCATTGGTCACTTACTTTTTTGGGACGGAGGGAAAGAAGAAACTGACTGTGCCAGTGTTCTTAGCCTTCCAGCAGCAAGTCCAGAATGAAGTGCTCAGAATTGAG TTTGACCGTTATGACCCTGAGGATGGAAAGATCCTGGAAAAAGATTTTGGAAGAATTCTACTGACATATGCAGGCTACCCAGACAAAAAGAAGACCCGCATGCTGAAAAGGGTTATCAAGAAGTTTAAAGAAGAACCACAG ggtatcacatTTGAGGAATACACCAACTTCTGGCGTTTCCTGAAGAGCATCAATGATGTTGACACTGCTTTGAGTTTTTACCATCTGGCTGGAGTCTCCATTGACGAAG AGACCCTAAAACACGTAGCCAAGACTGTGGCCCATGTCCATCTCACTGACCACGTGGTCAATGTGGTGTTCACTCTTTTTGATGAAAACA ACGATGGTCAACTGAGCAATCGAGAGTTTGTGTCGGTTATGAAACAGAGAGTTATGAGAGGTTTGGAGAAACCTAAAGACACAGGATTTATCAAACTCATCAATGCAACCTGGAAGTGTACCAAGTCGCAGACCTCCTCATTCCTGGAGTAG